The Arachis ipaensis cultivar K30076 chromosome B10, Araip1.1, whole genome shotgun sequence DNA window TGACCCGGTATAAATTCAATAAGCAAATTGTCAACTATGGTAATAATCAAGATTATTACAGTACCACAACCGAACATAGTAGGTAAACAGCTATCAATCAAAATTTTATAGCTGTCTGTTACAACAATATTTAATGTGCAACAAATAATGCTACGTAGGTCGCTTACCTAATACCAACTGTACAGTGTGCCAAATGGTCCATACCTTTCTTCATGAGAGAATTATAGAACATTTATAAGACTTCGCCCACTACATTTGACATTTCCAAGCACCAAAAATTAATGAAACGAGCTGCTATTTAAAATTATCATGGCTGACTTTTCAAATTATCATGGTTTAATACTTGGAAAACGAAAACAGAAAACCAGAAACAAAATACACAACATAGAGGCATCATGATAAGGATATATAATGATGAGTATCATGGACATAACTTCATCAAGAGAAGTAATTGCAGTTTTTCTTCTTCTGATTTGGAGTGTCATACAACCTACAAGCTACACAATTCGGGTTCAAGTCTTCGTTGCCGGTCTAACCAAGCCCAAACCAGAACCACTTCCCAAATGCTTGAAGTCTGTAGCCTCAAGATGATCCCCATGACCAGCAAATCCAGTACCCCCTTTCTCCAAGTTGACCAAATTTCTCTCTTTACATGGTTTGTTGCAAATAAGACAGACCTTATCAACGGCCATGAATCTATCAGCACATTTCTTGCAAAATACATGTCCACATGAACTAAGGGCCACAAGTGACATTGTGTTGGTGAGAGTAACTTTGCAGCTAGGACAAAGGTAGGTCCTATCAAGAGCCTTGGGCTTTTTCTGCTCACTAGTATCTTCAGTGAAGTGGACAGGAAAAAGTGTCTTTAACCTCAGTTTCTCCCTGCCTTCTGGACAGATAGTACTGGTATCAGGCGCATCTACTTTAACAGCAGCTTCTGGCGTAGCAGAAGGCAGCCAAAACGCCTTCATTGTCCGCAGGGCTTCCTCCTCATAGGATGTGACCTTCACACTGTTTGCTCCATGGAAACCATTCTTATCACGGCTGTAATTTCTATCACTGTATTGTGGTACAGCACCATGATTTTGCTGATCAAATGCATCGAGCTCTTTAGCCTTTTGTAACATCAatttctcctcctcttcttctttttcttgcttctgcTGAGCAGCATGGGCTGCAAGCTTTCTGTTTTATTGTAAATATCATGAGCACATCACTGCATAACAACATGTGGTGGTATTCATACCACAGGGAAAAACATAACATAAACGAATAAACCAATGCAAGATATCATTGAAAGTTTTAGGCAATCAATGGAATTTGTCTAGCATAAGAACACATGGTTTAACATGATAACTCGTGCAACATCCAATACAAGTTAAGGCCCTGAAAGGACTAGAGGAAAGCAATTGTGAAAATGATCTAAACATTATAAATTTATATCAACATGATGACAAAAGGAAAGCACAATTTAAaccagagagaaaaaaaaaaaagcaaagcaTGTCGAAAGCTGGTGATAGTGGTCAAAGTGAAACCACAAATAAAACTTAAACTTCAGTCATCAAATAGCATACAAGCATCAAGCATGTTGAAAGTTCAATAAGCACATGCAAAGGTATAATACAAGACACTGTACTTAATGATTGGAGGCTATTGTCATCATCGGCCAACCTTCTCATGCCTAATCAAATTACAAACtcataaaagtattattgttggCAATTCTCAAAATTTCAACCAATGCATCTCAAATCTCAAACAGAAAGCCACAAGTGAACAAAACCTTCAATCAGCACTTTGCATAAAtggcatcaacataaaagaaacaaagGCACCCATATTCATGAATGAGACCAGCCTC harbors:
- the LOC107623578 gene encoding nitric oxide synthase-interacting protein, coding for MPQRHSKNNNDLAFFTYDEKRKLGYGTQKERLGKDSIKPFDACCLCLKPFIDPMSCHKGHVFCKECILECLLAQKKDIQRKLAAHAAQQKQEKEEEEEKLMLQKAKELDAFDQQNHGAVPQYSDRNYSRDKNGFHGANSVKVTSYEEEALRTMKAFWLPSATPEAAVKVDAPDTSTICPEGREKLRLKTLFPVHFTEDTSEQKKPKALDRTYLCPSCKVTLTNTMSLVALSSCGHVFCKKCADRFMAVDKVCLICNKPCKERNLVNLEKGGTGFAGHGDHLEATDFKHLGSGSGLGLVRPATKT